tttaaaacttagaAAATGAACACGTGCATACCTCAAAAGAGACGAAACAAGAAAGAGAGGTGGCAACCCTGCCGCTCTACGACTTGAACTTGGCTGCGCTTACCTTTTATCGCCATTACCCAATACTGTTGATTGTTTTAAATACTATTATTTAGGGTAGTCCATTTAAACAATTTGGcacatattttataaaatatagacattttgtttgaaaaatgggcaaacattttaattatttaattttttggtattatttGGAAGTATTGTCTTGAAGTATCATCACTAATCAATTAGTTGCAACCCCTTTTCTACATCCATGGAATcacctgttgttgttgtgcgaATTGTTATCATAACGCAAACAACTTGATAACAATTAATTGTGGCATTATGAGCAAAGCGGGCAATAGTAAGGGATTATTCCAGTCTCTCGGAGTTGTAATTAATATCCTCTCCATCCCACAGTCATGCGTCTAGTCCTTCTACAGCTGAGGGGTTCCAAGGACAAGACGGCCAATGTCCAAAACGCCGTCAACAAAATCGAGGCTGCGGTAAAGGTACACAAGCCTCGTTTAATCACCCTTCCCGAGTGCTTCAACGCTCCCTACGGCACTAAATATTTCCGGGAGTACTCCGAGAGCATCCCGGATGGGTTTACCTCGCAGCAGCTTTCCAGTCTCGCCAAAAAACATCAGGTTTACATCGTAGGAGGGACTATTCCGGAGCTTGGCGAAAATGATGCAATCTATAATACGTGCACTGTGTGGTCTCCCACAGGAGATCTTATTGCTAAGCACCGCAAGATGCATTTGTTCGACATCGACGTAAAGGGTGGAATCCGCTTCAAGGAATCCGAAACTCTGTCCGCCGGCAATGACTTCACCACAATCGAAGTGGACGGCCATAAAATCGGCATTGGCATCTGCTACGACATCCGCTTTGAGGAGATGGCACGCCTCTATCGCAATGAAGGTTGCAAGATGATCATCTACCCAGCGGCATTTAACATGACCACTGGTCCACTTCACTGGGAACTTCTGCAGCGAAGTCGAGCCAACGACAACCAGCTCTTTGTGGTAACGACTTCTCCGGCCAGGGATACCAACGCCGAGTATGTTGCGTATGGCCATTCCATGGTCGTCGATCCCTGGGCCAAGGTGCAGGCAAGTGCCGGTGACGGTGAGGAGCTTGTGGTGGCGGACGTTGACTTCTCCCTGGTGGATCAAGTGCGTCAGCAAATTCCCGTATTCAACCAGCGTCGTCTAGACCTATATGCCACCGAAAAGAAGTCGAAATAATTTACATAATCCGTGGACTTTAATGGattgtataattaaatataaaatttattagacCTAAGCACACTTTACACAAAATTTCTTACGGAAAACAAACTATTGCTGTGGCTCTGCTTGTGGTTTGTCGCTGGAAGCCACCTCTGAGCCAGGAGATTGCACGTAATGAGGTCGCTGGGCCTGGTCGAAAAGGGCGCGTATGGCCTCATCGGTGGCCATAAGAGGTTGGCTAATGAACTCCAGTGCCTAAGGGGAAGTAATACAATGTTTTTTATTCCATAATGGCCAACAAAACATTCTTTACTTACCCTAACTGCATACTTTTCTGCCTCACACAGCGGACTTGTACTAGCACTGGAAAGCTTAATGGTCTCCTCGGGAATACCCACACCCGTGTGTAGAACCATCCGCTGCAGGATGTTGAGATTCTCAGCACTGAGACTGATTACATCAGTGGCGGGCAGGTTCAAATATCGGATCTTGGCCAGGAACTTGAGCTGCTTTAGCATTTCCAGTTGCATTTCTCGTATCTGGTGGGTGGCATGAAGTAGTTGCTTGGTCGACTCGTTTAACAATTGATTTTTCTGCGTGAGATCAGCCTTCCAGCGGGCCAGCTCCTCGACCATGACACTGCTGGCCAGAAACTTGGAGCGCCACACCTCACACTGACCGGCCAGGAACTCAATCTGCTCGGTGTGGGTTGTAAGGTTGTTGGCGGTGTCGAGGAGCGCCCGTGCCAGCTGCAGTTTGTCCTCTGTGAGGACGTTAACGCGAGTTTGAAGGTCCTCGCCCACGGAAGCTACCAACAGGCTCTTTAGCTCACTGTTGACCTGCGTTTGGAACTTGTATTGCGCCTGGAAATAGTCCCTTTCCTCACGCATCTTGGCCAGTTCCTCCTTAAGAGCATCCAATTCCTGGCTATTCGATTCCGTGCTGGTGCCCTTGGGCTCAGCATCCAGTTCTTGCGTTCGCAGGGTGGAAACCTGATCCACCAACACCCCAATATCGAGGTTGTTCTTATCCCGATggattttgtgtttgtttacaGGCGCAGAAGTCATGGGATTCACGGCTCCCGGATATGGTTCAAATGGAACGAACTTTGGAGTCTTGCTCTTCTTGTGCTCGGGCAGGTGGTCGTGTTGTGTGGACACCAATCGGGGTCGCATCTGCACCAGCTCTCCCTTGGGCATCACTGGAGCCAGACTCCTGGTGACGATCTCTGGTCGCCTGTAGAGGGTGTGGAGGCCTGGAAGGGGTAAGTTGGAGACACTGCCGCTTCCAGTGGATGTCTTCCGGCCCATGACCGTCTCCTGTATGACCGTGCTGTCCTTGCGCGACAACTGAGGCCTCTTCACTTGTGACCTCTTGACCGCCGAGTCACCAATTTGGTCGATTTCACTTTCCAGCTTAGTTCCACCATTGTTTTCCGGCTGCTCCATTCCGTCTCCGCTGGTGCGACAATCCGGGGACTTGTCCGTCCTTGAAGCCACTCCATCCGCCTCCATTGCTTGACAGTCTTGGCAAGGCCAGCGAACTAATTTTCTAAAATCAAATTAAGAATTTTTCTGGCTGTgccagcaaaacaaaaacagtggGTTGGAGTTGCCAGATCAATCCACAGTTGCGATCTGGCAACGCAGGCAGGGCAGTGTTGCCACACGAAAATATATGTAATTATTCCAATATTCCGGTAGGTACACACTCTTTAACAAAGTCGATGATTGACggtataaataaaacaaataaataaaacgacGTGGAAATAGACGGTTAGACAGCTTCTTGAATTTCTTAAACTCAAATTGAAGAACCGCGCACCTCTTGCCGTCGAAGGACGCAGCATGTCCGCTGTGGAGGCCGAGGTGCTAAGGAAAGTGTCTGAGAAAATCGATCTGATTGAGCCCACCACCGGAAAATTGTTTTTCGAGCATAAAGCAGAGCTGGTCTTCTGCCGGCCGCACCTGATGCCGCTGAAGACGCAGGCGCTGGAACGTCTTGAGGAAATGCATCGCGAAACTGCGCGCCAACTGCAAAAAAAacgcagcaccagcagcagccacaaaaaAGTCAGCGAGCCCGCAGGCTCGCAATGAATTAGTCACCAGGAGGAGGACTTTAGTCGTAAAGCACATACACATCAAGCACAACAGCACTCGCACTCTCTCCGGATTTTTATTCAGTTTGAGATCATATAATGGCCAATTTGCTGACCTTCGGCATCGTCGCCGCCCTCTTCCTGGCCGGCATCTCGTTGTACCGGTATGGAAACATACCACGACAGCACATTTTGGTCACGCTCTCCGTGCTGACAGCCTGGTGTTTCTCGTTCCTGATAGTCTTTGCAATACCACTCGATGTCACCTCGGTATGTGCGCAAATTTAAAGATTACAaagttttatttgaaatttaaggCAGAGcagtaaaatattatttgttttttaccATATGGTCTATAAAAACTGAGTATAGATATCCagattttaaatcaattttgcTTTCAATTTTATCTAAAGCCTTTAAAGCATTATTATCTTTGCAAATTCCATTAAAATGTCTTTCTTATCTCCAGTGTGATTCACTGTGttctgaaaaataaaactctttgaTTTGGCTTGCCTTACTTCTAATGAAACTTTTGATATAATACTTAATATAGTAACTATTCAAATTAATTCAAATCATCCTCATTTCAGACACTTTATCGCCAATGCGTGAACGAGCACCAAGCACCCACTCCAGCACCCAGCAATATCAGCAACACAGCAACCGCAAATGTGACACCGACACCCCCTCAGCCAACAGAGTGCCAGGAACCCTGGGGTATGGTTCCGCCCACCGTATTTCCCAACCTATGGCGCATCATCTACTGGAGCTCACAGTTCCTGACCTGGTTAATCATGCCCCTGATGCAGTCATATCTAAAGGCTGGGGACTTTACGGTGAAGGGAAAACTTAAATCGGCGTTGATTGAAAACGCCATCTACTATGGATCTTACTTGTTCATCTGCGGCGTTCTGCTTATATACATTGCCGTGAAAGGAGAGTCTTTGGATTGgcaaaaactgaaagccaTTGCATCATCGGCTTCCAACACCTGGGGTCTGTTTCTTCTCATCCTGCTGTTGGGATACGCCCTCGTGGAGGTACCACGTTCGCTGTGGAACAACGCGAAGCCGGGATTCGCACTGCAATACGCTTACTTCAAAGCAGCCAAGCTGAGTACCGAAAAGGCGGAAGCTGAGGAGCACGTCGACGACATTCTGGAGTCACTACAGTGCATCAGCCGGGTGATCCCCAACAATCACGAACTACGCCCTTGCCTGGAGACGATTCTGCGCAAAGTGCCGATTGAACTGCAGGAGCGGGCCAGTCGGAACTTCGCCCGCACCGGTGGCAGTGGTATGGGAGCCACTAGTTCCACCATTTTGCCATCAGAGAAGGCCCTCGTGCGCATCCACAAGCAGGTGATCAAGTCCCTGCAGACGCTGCAGCGCACCGAGGCGCTTTGGAGTGTCCAGGTGCAGACGGTGCTGCACTTGGAGGACGTGGCACGGAATATCCACTCGTCCGAGCGACGTTTTAAGACAGAATTCCCCCGACAGCGCTCCCAAATAGAAAAAATGTTCTACAGTGCAACTCTGCAGTGGTATTGGGAATGTTTGCTGAAGGCTCCATACCTTAAGAGCTTGTGCGTCCTGACTGCCACCATGTCCGCCGTAGTGGTCTGGAGTGAGCTGACTTTTTTCAGCCGCAAGCCAGTGCTCTCGGTGTTCGCCAATGTGATCAACGTGGCCAAGGATAGCTACGACTTCTTGACCATCGAGATCTTTTCGATGATAGTTCTCTGCTACTTCTTCTACTGCACTTACTCCACCATTCTGAGGATTCGCTTCCTAAACCTGTACTACCTGGCGCCACATCACCAGACCAACGAGCACAGTCTGATTTTTAGCGGCATGCTCCTCTGTCGTCTGACGCCACCCATGTGCCTCAACTTCCTGGGTCTGATTCACATGGACACGAACAGTATGGAAACCTACTACACCCAGATCATGGGCCACATGAATGTAATTGGGATCATTTCGAACGGCTTCAACATCTACTTCCCCATGTGCATGCTGGCCTTCTGTTTGGCCACCTGGTTCAGCCTTGGCAGCCGGGCTTTGAATGCGCTTGGATTCCAGCAGTTTCTGCAAAACGAGACGATCGCCACGGAACTGGTGCAGGAAGGCAAGGATCTGATAGCACGCGAAAAACGACGCCGCCAGCGAGCCGAGGAGGCGATGGCCAGGCGCCGAGATTTCGGACGACCAGATCCAGTTCTGGGCAGCGGAAGTGATTATCTAAGCAAATACCGAAGCGGAGGAGCCAGTGCTCTCACCAGTAGTCGCACCCCAGCCGATGGCCTGCTGCGCGATGGCGACGGCACCTTCGACTATGCGGCAGTCTCCTCCTCCTCAGCACTGGGCGTACCGAGATCCTTGTCGGAGGAGATCAACGACCGGTTCGGTGTCAGCACTCAGGTGCAGGTGGGATTCCGAGATCCCGACTACGAGGCGGAGCACGACCGCCGCATTGTCGGCCCACCACCCCGAGGACTCTTTGACGACGTTTAGGTTCAAAAAAAAGGATgcgtttattttataaatcgTAACCAAATATCTCATGTTCCGTAGTTAATGCGTAGTCTGGCTTAAGTTTCCGCTGCAACTGCTGCTTCTGTTCCTTCACTCCAATGTACACCATTCGATTGAATAAACCACTAGAATCAAATAACTCTTCTTTTTTACTCTAATAACTCTGACTGGTATAACTCGATCAATCTCTGGGAACGGCGCCGCGGCTGTGGGATTTCCTTTTCCTCGGCCATACGCTTGTTTGCTTCGATCTTTAATGATGCCTTCGTTCGGCGAATGTTTGATTCTTCGGGTCCCTTGGTGTCCTCCGGTGACTCTTCGACGTAAGTTGGTTTCATCTTTTTGGGTTCCTTGCTCTTGGCCATACCCTTGTTTGCCTCGATCTTTAATGATGCCCTCGTCCGGCGAATGTTTGATTCTTCGGGTTCCTTGGTGTCCTCTGGTGACTCTTCGACGTTATTTGGTTTCATCTTTTTCGGTTCCTTGCTCTTGGCCATACCCTTGTTTGCCTCGATCTTTAATGATGCCCTCGTCCGGCGAATGTTTGATTCTTCGGGTTTCTTGGTGTCCTCTGGTGACTCTTCGACGTAATTCGGTTTCATCTTTTTGGGTTCGGGATcctttttttggagcttggTTATGGGATGCGGCTTCATCCGTTTACGTCCACGTTGCAATCTGCTTCGGGAGGTCAGAGGAGTATCCGGCCAGTCCATTTTCCGCGTTCTGGTTTTTTTCCGTGTGCCTCCGACGGAAGTTTGGGTGAAAAAGGAAATCAAAAATGACAGGTCATTTGACAGGTTAAGAGACTGTCAAGCTTCTAGTATTGCCATccttaaagaaatttaattgataattttttGATTAAAGCAACACTTTTCTTTTGAGGTTAGGAACAAAAAATGCGCCAAAATTGTTACTTTTTTTATGGTTTACCAACAAGTTTTATTTGTGAATCTCCAATAGATAGCAATTGAAACACAAAAGGGTGTGATTGGGTTTTTCGGTCCACGATCTCTAGTATTGCCATCCTTAAAGcaatttaattgataatttttCGATTAAAGCAACCATACGTTTGTCTTTTTGAGGTTACGAACAAAAGCCCGCCAAAAGTATTCGTTTTTTATGATACTTTTATGGTttcttttttggatttttttaagtttaccAACAagttttatttcataatcTCCAATAGATAGACATTGCAACATAAAAGAGCGTAAATGGGTTGTGTAGAGCACGATCCGTTGTTTCTTTAATCAATTTAATCGATAATAATCGATaattaatcaataaaaattcatCAAAATTATTACTTTTCAGTGGTCACCAACcagttttatttgtttaactcCAATAGACAGCAATTGCAACACAAAAGGGTGTAGTAAGTGAATAGGTAGTGTGACGCACGATCTCACAAAGACCAACAACTTATGGAAATATGTACAACCGACATTAAAAGATAAAGGTGTTCGTTCTGTGTACTTCTTGAAGGGCTGCGCTCGTTGTTGTCCGCTAGCATCAGTGTTGATTTGGGGCGTCTGCGGGACACAGTGTTGGGTGCTTGATGGTGTGTTGTCGTAATTAGTATATGTATAAGTATCTATTCATCGCCGCCACCCTCCTCATCTTCGTCGAACTCGCCCTCCTCGTCGGCGGTGGCCTCCTGGTACTGCTGGTACTCCGACACCAGATCGTTCATGTTGCTCTCGGCTTCAGTGAACTCCATCTCGTCCATGCCCTCACCGGTGTACCAGTGAAGGAAAGCCTTTCGCCGAAACATGGCCGTGAACTGCTCGGACACCCGCTTGAAAAGCTCCTGGATGGCAGTCGAGTTGCCGATGAAAGTGGCCGACATCTTCAGACCTCGGGGCGGGATGTCGCACACCGCTGTCTTGCAGTTGTTGGGGATCCACTCGACGAAGAAGCTGCTGTTCTTGTTCTGGATATTGAGCATCTGCTCGTCCACCTCCTTCATGGACATGCGGCCACGGAAGATGGCGGCTACGGTGAGGTAACGGCCGTGCCGGGGGTCACAGGCGGCCATCATGTTCTTGGCATCGAACATCTGCTGGGTCAGCTCGGGCACGGTCAGGGCCCGGTACTGCTGGGAGCCGCGGGATGTGAGGGGTGCGAACCCGGGCATGAAGAAGTGCAGCCGGGGGAAGGGCACCATGTTCACGGCCAGCTTGCGCAGATCGGCGTTCAGCTGGCCGGGGAAGCGCAGGCACGTGGTTACCCCCGACATTGTGGCCGAGACCAAGTGGTTCAGGTCACCGTATGTCGGCGTGGTCAGCTTCAGCGTGCGGAAGCAGATGTCGTACAGTGCCTCGTTGTCGATGCAGTACGTTTCGTCCGTGTTCTCCACCAGCTGGTGCACACTGAGGGTGGCATTGTACGGCTCTACAACGGTATCGGACACCTTAGGCGACGGCACCACCGAGAAGGTGTTCATGATACGGT
The Drosophila bipectinata strain 14024-0381.07 chromosome 3R, DbipHiC1v2, whole genome shotgun sequence DNA segment above includes these coding regions:
- the LOC108120302 gene encoding omega-amidase NIT2, which translates into the protein MSKAGNIMRLVLLQLRGSKDKTANVQNAVNKIEAAVKVHKPRLITLPECFNAPYGTKYFREYSESIPDGFTSQQLSSLAKKHQVYIVGGTIPELGENDAIYNTCTVWSPTGDLIAKHRKMHLFDIDVKGGIRFKESETLSAGNDFTTIEVDGHKIGIGICYDIRFEEMARLYRNEGCKMIIYPAAFNMTTGPLHWELLQRSRANDNQLFVVTTSPARDTNAEYVAYGHSMVVDPWAKVQASAGDGEELVVADVDFSLVDQVRQQIPVFNQRRLDLYATEKKSK
- the LOC138926596 gene encoding nucleolar RNA helicase 2-B codes for the protein MDWPDTPLTSRSRLQRGRKRMKPHPITKLQKKDPEPKKMKPNYVEESPEDTKKPEESNIRRTRASLKIEANKGMAKSKEPKKMKPNNVEESPEDTKEPEESNIRRTRASLKIEANKGMAKSKEPKKMKPTYVEESPEDTKGPEESNIRRTKASLKIEANKRMAEEKEIPQPRRRSQRLIELYQSELLE
- the LOC108120301 gene encoding uncharacterized protein, whose amino-acid sequence is MEADGVASRTDKSPDCRTSGDGMEQPENNGGTKLESEIDQIGDSAVKRSQVKRPQLSRKDSTVIQETVMGRKTSTGSGSVSNLPLPGLHTLYRRPEIVTRSLAPVMPKGELVQMRPRLVSTQHDHLPEHKKSKTPKFVPFEPYPGAVNPMTSAPVNKHKIHRDKNNLDIGVLVDQVSTLRTQELDAEPKGTSTESNSQELDALKEELAKMREERDYFQAQYKFQTQVNSELKSLLVASVGEDLQTRVNVLTEDKLQLARALLDTANNLTTHTEQIEFLAGQCEVWRSKFLASSVMVEELARWKADLTQKNQLLNESTKQLLHATHQIREMQLEMLKQLKFLAKIRYLNLPATDVISLSAENLNILQRMVLHTGVGIPEETIKLSSASTSPLCEAEKYAVRALEFISQPLMATDEAIRALFDQAQRPHYVQSPGSEVASSDKPQAEPQQ
- the BBIP1 gene encoding BBSome-interacting protein 1, whose amino-acid sequence is MSAVEAEVLRKVSEKIDLIEPTTGKLFFEHKAELVFCRPHLMPLKTQALERLEEMHRETARQLQKKRSTSSSHKKVSEPAGSQ
- the LOC108120300 gene encoding LMBR1 domain-containing protein 2 homolog, yielding MANLLTFGIVAALFLAGISLYRYGNIPRQHILVTLSVLTAWCFSFLIVFAIPLDVTSTLYRQCVNEHQAPTPAPSNISNTATANVTPTPPQPTECQEPWGMVPPTVFPNLWRIIYWSSQFLTWLIMPLMQSYLKAGDFTVKGKLKSALIENAIYYGSYLFICGVLLIYIAVKGESLDWQKLKAIASSASNTWGLFLLILLLGYALVEVPRSLWNNAKPGFALQYAYFKAAKLSTEKAEAEEHVDDILESLQCISRVIPNNHELRPCLETILRKVPIELQERASRNFARTGGSGMGATSSTILPSEKALVRIHKQVIKSLQTLQRTEALWSVQVQTVLHLEDVARNIHSSERRFKTEFPRQRSQIEKMFYSATLQWYWECLLKAPYLKSLCVLTATMSAVVVWSELTFFSRKPVLSVFANVINVAKDSYDFLTIEIFSMIVLCYFFYCTYSTILRIRFLNLYYLAPHHQTNEHSLIFSGMLLCRLTPPMCLNFLGLIHMDTNSMETYYTQIMGHMNVIGIISNGFNIYFPMCMLAFCLATWFSLGSRALNALGFQQFLQNETIATELVQEGKDLIAREKRRRQRAEEAMARRRDFGRPDPVLGSGSDYLSKYRSGGASALTSSRTPADGLLRDGDGTFDYAAVSSSSALGVPRSLSEEINDRFGVSTQVQVGFRDPDYEAEHDRRIVGPPPRGLFDDV
- the betaTub85D gene encoding tubulin beta-2 chain, with amino-acid sequence MREIVHIQAGQCGNQIGGKFWEVISDEHCIDATGTYYGDSDLQLERINVYYNEATGAKYVPRAILVDLEPGTMDSVRSGAFGQIFRPDNFVFGQSGAGNNWAKGHYTEGAELVDSVLDVVRKESEGCDCLQGFQLTHSLGGGTGSGMGTLLISKIREEYPDRIMNTFSVVPSPKVSDTVVEPYNATLSVHQLVENTDETYCIDNEALYDICFRTLKLTTPTYGDLNHLVSATMSGVTTCLRFPGQLNADLRKLAVNMVPFPRLHFFMPGFAPLTSRGSQQYRALTVPELTQQMFDAKNMMAACDPRHGRYLTVAAIFRGRMSMKEVDEQMLNIQNKNSSFFVEWIPNNCKTAVCDIPPRGLKMSATFIGNSTAIQELFKRVSEQFTAMFRRKAFLHWYTGEGMDEMEFTEAESNMNDLVSEYQQYQEATADEEGEFDEDEEGGGDE